A DNA window from Primulina huaijiensis isolate GDHJ02 unplaced genomic scaffold, ASM1229523v2 scaffold5453, whole genome shotgun sequence contains the following coding sequences:
- the LOC140970312 gene encoding UDP-galactose/UDP-glucose transporter 7-like isoform X3 encodes MDYTESSPYLSLFAAVSYGFASMAMVFINKAVLMKYAHSMTLLTLQQLVTTLLIRIGRVMGYTNVKELNVETAKKLVPVSLFYNANVAFALASLKGVNIPMYIAIKRLTPLAVLVAGFFTGKGNPTTQTMYLVLVEKSGAEDGLSSVEIMFYNSILSLPFLLFLIITTGEFPNSMSILFAKSTSLSFFVILLLSLVMSIVLNYTMFLCTIVNSALTTTIVGVLKGVGSTTLGFVLLGGVQVHALNVTGLVINTAGGVWYSCAKYQQKKRNKLPKLMADLEMHKK; translated from the exons ATGGATTATACAGAGTCGAGTCCGTACTTGAG TTTGTTTGCTGCCGTATCATATGGATTTGCCTCGATGGCGATGGTTTTTATCAATAAAGCAGTGCTTATGAAGTATGCACATTCAATGACTCTTCTTACACTCCAG CAATTGGTGACAACTTTGCTCATACGGATTGGTAGAGTTATGGGATATACAAATGTCAAAGAATTGAATGTAGAAACGGCCAAAAAACTTGTACCAGTTTCCTTATTCTACAATGCTAATGTGGCCTTCGCTTTAGCAAGCTTGAAAGGAGTAAATATTCCTATGTACATTGCCATCAAAAGATTAACACCACTTGCTGTACTTGTAGCTGGATTCTTTACTGGAAAGGGGAACCCTACAACTCag ACCATGTACCTTGTATTAGTGGAGAAATCAGGTGCAGAGGATGGGCTTTCCTCAGTTGAAATCATGTTTTATAACAGTATTTTATCATTACCTTTTCTGCTATTCCTCATCATAACTACCGGAGAATTTCCAAATTCCATGTCGATACTTTTTGCCAAG AGCACTTCACTATCGTTTTTTGTCATTCTTCTTCTTTCCCTGGTGATGAGTATAGTTCTGAATTACACCATGTTCTTGTGTACCATTGTCAACTCTGCCTTAACGACTACGATTGTTGGCGTCCTCAAGGGTGTGGGTTCGACA ACACTCGGCTTTGTCTTGCTAGGAGGAGTGCAAGTACATGCTTTAAATGTCACGGGGCTTGTAATCAACACAGCCGGTGGTGTTTGGTATTCTTGTGCAAAATATCAGCAGAAGAAGAGAAACAAGTTGCCTAAGTTGATGGCAGACTTGGAAATGCATAAAAAATGA
- the LOC140970312 gene encoding UDP-galactose/UDP-glucose transporter 7-like isoform X4, producing MGYTNVKELNVETAKKLVPVSLFYNANVAFALASLKGVNIPMYIAIKRLTPLAVLVAGFFTGKGNPTTQVTLSVLLTAAGVLIAALGDFSFDIFGYSMAFISVFFQTMYLVLVEKSGAEDGLSSVEIMFYNSILSLPFLLFLIITTGEFPNSMSILFAKSTSLSFFVILLLSLVMSIVLNYTMFLCTIVNSALTTTIVGVLKGVGSTTLGFVLLGGVQVHALNVTGLVINTAGGVWYSCAKYQQKKRNKLPKLMADLEMHKK from the exons ATGGGATATACAAATGTCAAAGAATTGAATGTAGAAACGGCCAAAAAACTTGTACCAGTTTCCTTATTCTACAATGCTAATGTGGCCTTCGCTTTAGCAAGCTTGAAAGGAGTAAATATTCCTATGTACATTGCCATCAAAAGATTAACACCACTTGCTGTACTTGTAGCTGGATTCTTTACTGGAAAGGGGAACCCTACAACTCag GTCACTCTGTCTGTTCTTTTAACTGCTGCTGGCGTTCTTATAGCAGCACTTGGTgatttttcttttgatatttttggaTATTCAATGGCATTTATTTCTGTTTTTTTCCAG ACCATGTACCTTGTATTAGTGGAGAAATCAGGTGCAGAGGATGGGCTTTCCTCAGTTGAAATCATGTTTTATAACAGTATTTTATCATTACCTTTTCTGCTATTCCTCATCATAACTACCGGAGAATTTCCAAATTCCATGTCGATACTTTTTGCCAAG AGCACTTCACTATCGTTTTTTGTCATTCTTCTTCTTTCCCTGGTGATGAGTATAGTTCTGAATTACACCATGTTCTTGTGTACCATTGTCAACTCTGCCTTAACGACTACGATTGTTGGCGTCCTCAAGGGTGTGGGTTCGACA ACACTCGGCTTTGTCTTGCTAGGAGGAGTGCAAGTACATGCTTTAAATGTCACGGGGCTTGTAATCAACACAGCCGGTGGTGTTTGGTATTCTTGTGCAAAATATCAGCAGAAGAAGAGAAACAAGTTGCCTAAGTTGATGGCAGACTTGGAAATGCATAAAAAATGA
- the LOC140970292 gene encoding uncharacterized protein isoform X1 yields the protein MADESKSPKKGSITEEDAAALLERYSVETLLTLLQEVERVAGDKMDWDELVKNTATGISCAREYQMLWRHLAYGNMLEDQIDSDAEPMDDDSDLEFDMKASPAATNEESALAEACVKVLIASGSNNSNPPDDSTIDAPLTINVRSSKAPPASSDSSLLADAIQGTNVTIPVSVQKSTGGLTPSRRRDWSKEEDMKLTASVQKYGEPDWANIAEGDFENGRSASELSKRWTELTKKLDSSNAGSSSQLSEPKLAAAHGSLPMDNTLNVANEINTDSAKAAAIAAGAHMGASAEGSSLNDAARSQNVVRLKAAAGYVMRKYRARKYQLPSNVRSIRRGLAKAPISSYSAPVHSAARAVQPNPVEAAPVLSLSSEKTNSTASIPESEESGYQASISSSDPENHPLDAHVAMQISEDEELGNNIKCLLTGVTISKDPATVFRFGERGE from the exons ATGGCTGACGAATCAAAGAGTCCGAAGAAAGGATCTATCACGGAAGAAGACGCCGCTGCGCTTCTTGAACG GTACTCTGTGGAGACGCTTCTGACACTGCTGCAAGAGGTGGAGCGAGTTGCCGGAGACAAAATGGATTGGGATGAGTTGGTGAAGAACACGGCGACTGGAATTTCCTGTGCGAGGGAGTATCAAATGCTGTGGCGTCATCTTGCGTATGGGAATATGCTAGAAGATCAAATTGACAGTGATGCAGAACCTATG GATGACGACAGTGATCTAGAATTCGATATGAAAGCTTCTCCGGCTGCAACCAATGAAGAATCTGCTCTGGCTGAAGCGTGTGTTAAA GTGTTAATTGCTTCTGGTTCAAATAATTCAAATCCTCCTGATGACTCAACTATTGATGCTCCATTGACTATTAATGTACGAAGCAGCAAGGCACCCCCTGCTTCTTCTGATAGTTCACTTCTCGCGGATGCTATTCAGGGGACTAATGTTACCATTCCTGTTTCTGTACAAAAATCAACTGGTGGTTTGACTCCCAGTAGAAGAAGGGATTGGTCCAAAGAAGAGGACATGAAGCTCACTGCTTCTGTGCAAAAATATGGTGAGCCAGATTGGGCAAATATTGCTGAAGGAGATTTCGAGAATGGTAGAAGTGCATCAGAGCTATCTAAG AGGTGGACAGAGCTTACGAAAAAGCTGGACAGCTCAAACGCAGGATCCAGTTCACAACTTTCTGAACCCAAACTGGCTGCGGCTCATGGATCTCTGCCAATGGACAACACTTTAAATGTGGCCAACGAGATCAATACCG ATTCTGCCAAAGCTGCTGCGATTGCTGCTGGGGCCCACATGGGTGCTTCTGCTGAGGGTTCCTCACTCAATGACGCTGCTCGTTCTCAAAATGTTGTTCGTTTAAAAGCTGCGGCCGGTTATGTGATGAGAAAATACAGAGCAAGAAAATATCAACTGCCAAGCAATGTGCGCTCTATTCGCCGTGGCTTGGCTAAGGCTCCAATTTCCTCTTATTCTGCCCCTGTACATTCTGCAGCACGGGCAGTTCAGCCTAATCCAGTGGAAGCTGCCCCAGTCTTGAGCTTGTCATCCGAAAAGACCAACTCTACAGCCTCTATTCCAGAATCAGAAGAGAGCGGATATCAAGCTTCTATTTCCAGTAGTGATCCAGAAAATCATCCTCTGGATGCTCATGTGGCTATGCAAATCTCAGAAGATGAAGAATTAGGTAATAATATCAAATGCCTATTAACTGGGGTGACAATAAGCAAAGACCCTGCCACTGTTTTTAGGTTTGGGGAGCGGGGGGAATAA
- the LOC140970337 gene encoding serine/arginine-rich splicing factor RSZ22A-like, which produces MSRVYFGNLDPRVSERELEDEFRVFGVIRRTLCYVFEFLVRRLPGYVFIDFDDPRDAEDAIRELDGKNGWRVELSHNSKGGGGSCGRSGSDLKCYECGEPGHFARECRMQGGSERRRSRSPPRYRRSPSYGKRSYSPRGRTSRRRSFSPRGRSFSKSPYRGQDEVPYANGNGIRERRRSRSRNMSRSRCRTLIS; this is translated from the exons ATGTCGAGGGTTTATTTTGGAAATTTGGACCCGCGCGTATCTGAACGTGAGCTTGAGGACGAATTTCGTGTATTTGGAGTGATCAGGAG AACTTTGTGTTATgtatttgaatttcttgtgagGAGGCTTCCTGGCTATGTTTTCATTGATTTTGATGATCCAAGGGACGCCGAAGATGCCATTAGGGAGCTTGATG GTAAAAATGGTTGGAGAGTTGAGCTTTCACATAACTCAAAAGGCGGCGGCGGCAGTTGTGGACGTTCTGGATCTGATTTGAAATGCTATGAATGTGGAGAGCCTGGCCATTTTGCTCGTGAGTGCAGGATGCAAGGAGGTTCTGAAAGGCGTAGGAGTCGTAGCCCTCCTAGGTATCGCCGGAGCCCAAGTTATGGTAAAAG GAGTTACAGTCCCCGTGGTCGCACTTCTAGACGTCGTAGCTTTTCACCCAGGGGTCGCAGCTTCAGCAAGTCTCCTTATCGTGGACAGGACGAGGTGCCATATGCCAATGG AAATGGCATCAGGGAAAGGCGCAGAAGCAGGAGCAGGAACATGAGCAGGAGCAGGTGTCGAACTTTGATTAGTTAA
- the LOC140970338 gene encoding probable sarcosine oxidase gives MEDSRSQFFDVIVIGAGVMGSSTAYQTAKRGLKTLLLEQFDFLHHRGSSHGESRTIRATYPEEYYSGMVIESSRLWEELEAEIGYKVYFKTTQFDMGPSDNKSLQAVVSSCRINSIPFRVLDGDEVLKEYSGLFQLPEGWIGVATPDGGVLKPTKAVAMFQTLASRRGAVLKDGTEVLNIEKDKENGEIVVFARDGGHFRSRKCVITVGSWTKTLIEKVRGLTLPIQPLETSVVYWKINPGYEDKFTIENGFPTFASYGDPYIYGTPALEFPGLIKIPVHGGRTCAPNERTWEPAPEMVNALRDWIKEKLGDAVDCDKPVLTQSCMYSMTPDEDFVIDFLGGEFGKDAVVAGGFSGHGFKMAPVVGRIAAEMVASGVADGVDLTHFRIARFEGNFRGNFKDFEDQVKSH, from the coding sequence ATGGAGGATTCCAGAAGCCAGTTTTTTGATGTAATAGTAATTGGGGCGGGGGTAATGGGGAGCTCCACAGCTTATCAAACAGCGAAACGCGGCCTGAAAACGTTGCTTTTAGAGCAGTTTGACTTTCTGCACCACCGCGGCTCTTCACACGGCGAATCAAGAACCATTCGTGCTACCTACCCGGAAGAATACTACTCCGGAATGGTTATCGAATCTTCGCGTTTATGGGAAGAGTTAGAGGCTGAAATTGGCTACAAAGTCTACTTCAAAACCACTCAATTCGACATGGGCCCGTCGGACAACAAATCCCTGCAAGCAGTCGTGAGTAGCTGCCGTATAAACTCCATTCCTTTTCGGGTTCTTGACGGAGATGAGGTTTTGAAGGAGTATTCGGGATTGTTCCAGCTGCCGGAAGGTTGGATTGGTGTCGCAACTCCGGATGGGGGAGTTCTTAAGCCGACGAAAGCTGTGGCAATGTTTCAAACACTTGCTTCGCGTCGAGGCGCGGTGCTGAAAGACGGTACAGAGGTGCTGAACATTGAGAAAGATAAAGAAAACGGTGAAATTGTTGTGTTTGCGAGAGATGGTGGCCATTTCCGAAGCAGAAAATGCGTAATCACGGTTGGGTCATGGACGAAGACGTTGATTGAGAAGGTCCGGGGATTAACCCTTCCGATTCAACCGCTGGAGACATCAGTTGTATACTGGAAGATAAACCCTGGTTATGAAGATAAATTCACGATCGAAAATGGCTTTCCCACGTTCGCCAGCTACGGGGACCCCTACATATACGGAACTCCGGCGCTGGAGTTCCCGGGGCTGATCAAAATCCCGGTGCATGGCGGTCGCACCTGTGCACCTAACGAACGCACGTGGGAGCCAGCGCCGGAGATGGTGAACGCATTGCGGGACTGGATTAAGGAAAAACTCGGGGACGCCGTCGATTGTGATAAGCCAGTGCTGACGCAGTCGTGTATGTATTCCATGACGCCCGATGAAGATTTCGTGATCGACTTTCTGGGCGGAGAGTTCGGGAAGGACGCCGTGGTCGCCGGAGGATTCTCAGGTCATGGGTTCAAGATGGCGCCGGTGGTTGGGAGGATTGCGGCGGAGATGGTGGCGAGTGGCGTGGCTGATGGCGTGGACCTCACGCACTTCAGGATAGCCAGGTTTGAAGGGAACTTTCGAGGAAATTTCAAAGATTTTGAAGATCAAGTCAAGTCACATTAG
- the LOC140970312 gene encoding UDP-galactose/UDP-glucose transporter 7-like isoform X2 → MAMVFINKAVLMKYAHSMTLLTLQQLVTTLLIRIGRVMGYTNVKELNVETAKKLVPVSLFYNANVAFALASLKGVNIPMYIAIKRLTPLAVLVAGFFTGKGNPTTQVTLSVLLTAAGVLIAALGDFSFDIFGYSMAFISVFFQTMYLVLVEKSGAEDGLSSVEIMFYNSILSLPFLLFLIITTGEFPNSMSILFAKSTSLSFFVILLLSLVMSIVLNYTMFLCTIVNSALTTTIVGVLKGVGSTTLGFVLLGGVQVHALNVTGLVINTAGGVWYSCAKYQQKKRNKLPKLMADLEMHKK, encoded by the exons ATGGCGATGGTTTTTATCAATAAAGCAGTGCTTATGAAGTATGCACATTCAATGACTCTTCTTACACTCCAG CAATTGGTGACAACTTTGCTCATACGGATTGGTAGAGTTATGGGATATACAAATGTCAAAGAATTGAATGTAGAAACGGCCAAAAAACTTGTACCAGTTTCCTTATTCTACAATGCTAATGTGGCCTTCGCTTTAGCAAGCTTGAAAGGAGTAAATATTCCTATGTACATTGCCATCAAAAGATTAACACCACTTGCTGTACTTGTAGCTGGATTCTTTACTGGAAAGGGGAACCCTACAACTCag GTCACTCTGTCTGTTCTTTTAACTGCTGCTGGCGTTCTTATAGCAGCACTTGGTgatttttcttttgatatttttggaTATTCAATGGCATTTATTTCTGTTTTTTTCCAG ACCATGTACCTTGTATTAGTGGAGAAATCAGGTGCAGAGGATGGGCTTTCCTCAGTTGAAATCATGTTTTATAACAGTATTTTATCATTACCTTTTCTGCTATTCCTCATCATAACTACCGGAGAATTTCCAAATTCCATGTCGATACTTTTTGCCAAG AGCACTTCACTATCGTTTTTTGTCATTCTTCTTCTTTCCCTGGTGATGAGTATAGTTCTGAATTACACCATGTTCTTGTGTACCATTGTCAACTCTGCCTTAACGACTACGATTGTTGGCGTCCTCAAGGGTGTGGGTTCGACA ACACTCGGCTTTGTCTTGCTAGGAGGAGTGCAAGTACATGCTTTAAATGTCACGGGGCTTGTAATCAACACAGCCGGTGGTGTTTGGTATTCTTGTGCAAAATATCAGCAGAAGAAGAGAAACAAGTTGCCTAAGTTGATGGCAGACTTGGAAATGCATAAAAAATGA
- the LOC140970291 gene encoding uncharacterized protein isoform X1, which translates to MLGNSFLLTFGLKGSVNLREIGFAPVDIRSQWGRAGALCSAWREAVNLCNGKSKFFVNLVGGRLTSINELDSPEHVMSNDISVLSYFHWDVYRREQLNICTGKSKYFPICKLCRRKTIRSINELDIP; encoded by the exons ATGCTTGGAAACTCATTTTTATTAACATTTGGATTAAAAGGATCTGTAAATCTACGAGAAATTGGCTTTGCACCGGTGGACATAAGGAGTCAGTGGGGTCGAGCTGGGGCTCTGTGCTCTGCGTG GAGGGAAGCTGTGAACCTCTGCAATGGAAAATCGAAATTCTTTGTGAACTTGGTAGGAGGAAGACTAACAAGCATAAATGAATTGGATAGCCCAGAGCACGTAATGAGCAATGATATATCGGTTTTGTCATATTTTCATTGGGATGTCTATAG GAGGGAACAGTTGAATATCTGCACTGGAAAATCGAAATACTTTCCAATTTGCAAACTTTGTAGAAGGAAGACTATAAGAAGCATAAATGAACTGGATATACCATAG
- the LOC140970291 gene encoding uncharacterized protein isoform X2 has protein sequence MDVQFSWLLVIKIDGGVYRREAVNLCNGKSKFFVNLVGGRLTSINELDSPEHVMSNDISVLSYFHWDVYRREQLNICTGKSKYFPICKLCRRKTIRSINELDIP, from the exons ATGGATGTGCAATTTTCTTGGTTGCTGGTCATTAAGATCGATGGTGGTGTCTATAG GAGGGAAGCTGTGAACCTCTGCAATGGAAAATCGAAATTCTTTGTGAACTTGGTAGGAGGAAGACTAACAAGCATAAATGAATTGGATAGCCCAGAGCACGTAATGAGCAATGATATATCGGTTTTGTCATATTTTCATTGGGATGTCTATAG GAGGGAACAGTTGAATATCTGCACTGGAAAATCGAAATACTTTCCAATTTGCAAACTTTGTAGAAGGAAGACTATAAGAAGCATAAATGAACTGGATATACCATAG
- the LOC140970336 gene encoding serine/arginine-rich splicing factor RSZ22A-like, with amino-acid sequence MSRVYIGNLDPRVSERELEDEFRVFGVIRSVWVARRPPGYAFVDFDDRRDAQDAIRELDGKNGWRVELSHNSKGGGGGRGGGHGRSGSDLKCYECGEPGHFARECRMQGGSGRRRSRSPPRYRRSPSYGKRSYSPRGRTSRRRSLSPRGRSLSKSPYRGRDEVQYANGNGIRERRRSRS; translated from the exons ATGTCGAGGGTTTATATTGGAAATTTGGACCCGCGCGTATCTGAACGTGAGCTCGAGGACGAATTTCGTGTATTTGGAGTGATCAGGAG CGTGTGGGTTGCAAGGAGGCCTCCTGGCTATGCTTTCGTTGATTTTGATGATCGAAGGGATGCCCAAGATGCCATCAGGGAGCTTGATG GTAAAAATGGTTGGAGAGTTGAGCTTTCACACAACTCCAAAGGTGGCGGTGGTGGCCGCGGCGGGGGTCACGGTCGTTCTGGATCTGATTTGAAATGCTACGAGTGTGGCGAGCCTGGCCATTTTGCCCGTGAGTGCAGGATGCAAGGAGGTTCTGGAAGGCGTAGGAGTCGTAGCCCTCCTAGGTATCGCCGGAGCCCAAGTTATGGTAAAAG GAGCTACAGTCCCCGTGGTCGCACTTCTCGACGTCGCAGCTTGTCTCCCAGGGGTCGTAGCCTCAGCAAGTCTCCTTATCGTGGACGAGACGAGGTGCAATATGCCAATGG AAATGGCATCAGGGAAAGGCGCAGGAGCAGGAGTTGA
- the LOC140970292 gene encoding uncharacterized protein isoform X2, whose amino-acid sequence MADESKSPKKGSITEEDAAALLERYSVETLLTLLQEVERVAGDKMDWDELVKNTATGISCAREYQMLWRHLAYGNMLEDQIDSDAEPMDDDSDLEFDMKASPAATNEESALAEACVKVLIASGSNNSNPPDDSTIDAPLTINVRSSKAPPASSDSSLLADAIQGTNVTIPVSVQKSTGGLTPSRRRDWSKEEDMKLTASVQKYGEPDWANIAEGDFENGRSASELSKRWTELTKKLDSSNAGSSSQLSEPKLAAAHGSLPMDNTLNVANEINTDSAKAAAIAAGAHMGASAEGSSLNDAARSQNVVRLKAAAGYVMRKYRARKYQLPSNVRSIRRGLAKAPISSYSAPVHSAARAVQPNPVEAAPVLSLSSEKTNSTASIPESEESGYQASISSSDPENHPLDAHVAMQISEDEELGDEDVEATSSNSIAPTKDDGE is encoded by the exons ATGGCTGACGAATCAAAGAGTCCGAAGAAAGGATCTATCACGGAAGAAGACGCCGCTGCGCTTCTTGAACG GTACTCTGTGGAGACGCTTCTGACACTGCTGCAAGAGGTGGAGCGAGTTGCCGGAGACAAAATGGATTGGGATGAGTTGGTGAAGAACACGGCGACTGGAATTTCCTGTGCGAGGGAGTATCAAATGCTGTGGCGTCATCTTGCGTATGGGAATATGCTAGAAGATCAAATTGACAGTGATGCAGAACCTATG GATGACGACAGTGATCTAGAATTCGATATGAAAGCTTCTCCGGCTGCAACCAATGAAGAATCTGCTCTGGCTGAAGCGTGTGTTAAA GTGTTAATTGCTTCTGGTTCAAATAATTCAAATCCTCCTGATGACTCAACTATTGATGCTCCATTGACTATTAATGTACGAAGCAGCAAGGCACCCCCTGCTTCTTCTGATAGTTCACTTCTCGCGGATGCTATTCAGGGGACTAATGTTACCATTCCTGTTTCTGTACAAAAATCAACTGGTGGTTTGACTCCCAGTAGAAGAAGGGATTGGTCCAAAGAAGAGGACATGAAGCTCACTGCTTCTGTGCAAAAATATGGTGAGCCAGATTGGGCAAATATTGCTGAAGGAGATTTCGAGAATGGTAGAAGTGCATCAGAGCTATCTAAG AGGTGGACAGAGCTTACGAAAAAGCTGGACAGCTCAAACGCAGGATCCAGTTCACAACTTTCTGAACCCAAACTGGCTGCGGCTCATGGATCTCTGCCAATGGACAACACTTTAAATGTGGCCAACGAGATCAATACCG ATTCTGCCAAAGCTGCTGCGATTGCTGCTGGGGCCCACATGGGTGCTTCTGCTGAGGGTTCCTCACTCAATGACGCTGCTCGTTCTCAAAATGTTGTTCGTTTAAAAGCTGCGGCCGGTTATGTGATGAGAAAATACAGAGCAAGAAAATATCAACTGCCAAGCAATGTGCGCTCTATTCGCCGTGGCTTGGCTAAGGCTCCAATTTCCTCTTATTCTGCCCCTGTACATTCTGCAGCACGGGCAGTTCAGCCTAATCCAGTGGAAGCTGCCCCAGTCTTGAGCTTGTCATCCGAAAAGACCAACTCTACAGCCTCTATTCCAGAATCAGAAGAGAGCGGATATCAAGCTTCTATTTCCAGTAGTGATCCAGAAAATCATCCTCTGGATGCTCATGTGGCTATGCAAATCTCAGAAGATGAAGAATTAG GAGATGAAGATGTTGAAGCAACTTCAAGTAATTCAATAGCACCAACAAAAGACGATGGAGAATAA
- the LOC140970312 gene encoding UDP-galactose/UDP-glucose transporter 7-like isoform X1, with translation MDYTESSPYLSLFAAVSYGFASMAMVFINKAVLMKYAHSMTLLTLQQLVTTLLIRIGRVMGYTNVKELNVETAKKLVPVSLFYNANVAFALASLKGVNIPMYIAIKRLTPLAVLVAGFFTGKGNPTTQVTLSVLLTAAGVLIAALGDFSFDIFGYSMAFISVFFQTMYLVLVEKSGAEDGLSSVEIMFYNSILSLPFLLFLIITTGEFPNSMSILFAKSTSLSFFVILLLSLVMSIVLNYTMFLCTIVNSALTTTIVGVLKGVGSTTLGFVLLGGVQVHALNVTGLVINTAGGVWYSCAKYQQKKRNKLPKLMADLEMHKK, from the exons ATGGATTATACAGAGTCGAGTCCGTACTTGAG TTTGTTTGCTGCCGTATCATATGGATTTGCCTCGATGGCGATGGTTTTTATCAATAAAGCAGTGCTTATGAAGTATGCACATTCAATGACTCTTCTTACACTCCAG CAATTGGTGACAACTTTGCTCATACGGATTGGTAGAGTTATGGGATATACAAATGTCAAAGAATTGAATGTAGAAACGGCCAAAAAACTTGTACCAGTTTCCTTATTCTACAATGCTAATGTGGCCTTCGCTTTAGCAAGCTTGAAAGGAGTAAATATTCCTATGTACATTGCCATCAAAAGATTAACACCACTTGCTGTACTTGTAGCTGGATTCTTTACTGGAAAGGGGAACCCTACAACTCag GTCACTCTGTCTGTTCTTTTAACTGCTGCTGGCGTTCTTATAGCAGCACTTGGTgatttttcttttgatatttttggaTATTCAATGGCATTTATTTCTGTTTTTTTCCAG ACCATGTACCTTGTATTAGTGGAGAAATCAGGTGCAGAGGATGGGCTTTCCTCAGTTGAAATCATGTTTTATAACAGTATTTTATCATTACCTTTTCTGCTATTCCTCATCATAACTACCGGAGAATTTCCAAATTCCATGTCGATACTTTTTGCCAAG AGCACTTCACTATCGTTTTTTGTCATTCTTCTTCTTTCCCTGGTGATGAGTATAGTTCTGAATTACACCATGTTCTTGTGTACCATTGTCAACTCTGCCTTAACGACTACGATTGTTGGCGTCCTCAAGGGTGTGGGTTCGACA ACACTCGGCTTTGTCTTGCTAGGAGGAGTGCAAGTACATGCTTTAAATGTCACGGGGCTTGTAATCAACACAGCCGGTGGTGTTTGGTATTCTTGTGCAAAATATCAGCAGAAGAAGAGAAACAAGTTGCCTAAGTTGATGGCAGACTTGGAAATGCATAAAAAATGA